Within Aspergillus oryzae RIB40 DNA, chromosome 2, the genomic segment CATTGTATGGACAAAGGTACGTTAAAGAACAATAACTGGTGTATTAATTCTGAAGTTAATCATAGGCCACGATAGACTCCCCCGTGACTTATTAACAGCCAATTATTTACCAGCGACGAAAATGCAGCTCACTCATCCCCAGATACCTGCAACAAAACACCTTCCCATCTCATCCAGACATGCATAATCCTCTTGGCACAAGCTAGTATATCGCCCAACTGACCCATAACTGGccaagaaacaagaaagcTACAAAACCGACAGCAGATCTTTATCCATACGCAACAAGACCTGCATATGGCGTGCCAAACCACCCCAAGACATGGTTCCCCAAGCTATTACTCCACATATAACTATGTACTCCGCCGCCCAGAGTGACAAGAATGCCCAGAGCACGCTTTGACAGCTTGGTTCCTACACTATGGCCACCGACAAAGGAGTGACCACGAAGTTAGTAGACGATCACAACGGGCGCTACTACACCGAGCCAGCGACAGATTCCAAGGGTACATATCAGGTGGAGACACGACCGTATGAGGAGTCTACAAATTCTCATGCGAGTAATCCCTTCGCTGATCCGGAGGTCGCGGAGCGATATGCCTTGATCTATGAGAAAGCGCAGTATGAATGTCGACATGTTTTTGACCCGACGTTGACTTGGACtccggaggaggagagggcgTTGGTGCGGAAGTTGGATTGGAGGGTTTGTTTGTGGGCTGTAGGtctttttcttggtttgCTGTTTCGCTGTGGCTGATGGTTGTGTAGTGTGTGATGTTCTTTGGGTTGCAGGTCGACCGAGGGAATTTGGTTCAGGCTGTGTCTGATAATTTGTTGGATGATCTTAATCTTTCTTCGAATGGTATGTTTTTTGGAATTCGGAGGAGAAATGCTGTCTAATCGAGTCAATGCAGACTATAACACAGGGAATActatattctatatttcGTTTCTCCTAGCTGAGCTTCCCTCGCAGTTGATATCCAAGAAGATCGGTCCCGATCGATGGATCCCTATGCAGATTTCGCTGTGGTCTATAGTAGCCACCTGCCAAGCTGGTCTGATGGGGAGGTCTTCGTTTTATGCGACGCGGGCACTCCTAGGAATCCTAGAGGTAAGTTCAACTGCCATAAAAAGAGCCTGAGCTCACACGACCACAGGGGGGATTCATCCCGGACATCGTCCTTTGGTTATCTTACTTCTATACTAGCAAAGAGCTTCCGACTCGACTAAGGTACTGCCCTTTTCCTGCTCGATGTTGAAGTGTCTAACATGAGACAGTATCTTCTGGACCGCCCTGTCCTTGACAACGATCGTCACATCATTCATGGCGTTCGGCATCCTCCACATGCGCGGCGTCCTCGGATGGGCCGGATGGAGGTCAGTACCGTCTCCTGCATCCACAACGGATTCTAACGTATATAGATGGCTTTTTCTGATTGAAGGCTTAATAACCCTCCTCATCGGACTGGCATCGTTCTTCCGAATGCCCGCCTCAGCAGTAGAGACGAAGAAATGGTTCCGTCCTAAGGGCTGGTTCACTGACCGCGAAGTGCGCATCGTCGTCAACCGCGTCCTCCGAGACGATCCCTCGAAAGGTAAACTTATAAGCAAATGTCAAAACACATAACTCACAATGGAGCAGGAGACATGCATAATCGCCAAGCAATCACACTCCCACGTCTTTGGAACGCCCTTTGCGACTACGATCTCTGGCCCATCTATTTGATAGGTCTTATAGCCTATACTCCGATGGTGCCGGTGAAATCGTACATCACCCTGACCCTAAAGGATCTCGGGTTTAACACCGTGCGttttcttctatcttcttcgAAGTTAAAACTAACACAAGGAACCAGTTCGTAACAAACCTCCTCACAATCCCCAACAACGTAGGCCACATCATTCTCCTGCTGGCCCTTACCCGACTCAGCGTCTGGCTCAACGAGCGCTCCCTAACCTCCATGCTCCAATGTGTTTGGACACTGCCATGTGTCATAGCTTTGCGCTTCTGGCCTGGGACCATGGAGAACGCATGGGGGACATTTTCCGTTGTCACAGTATTGCTTTCTTATCCGTACTGCCATGCGATAGTAGTGGGCTGGGCATCGAAGAATTCAAACAACGTCGGCACTAGGACTGTTTCAGCGGCACTATATAACAGTgagtttctttcccttgaTCTTACTTCTACCAGACCATGTGGATATGATACTAATTGGAATACAGTGTGCGTCCAACTAGGCAACATCATCGGCAACAACGTCTACCGAGAAGACGACAAGCCGAAATACCGAAGGGGTAACgctgttcttcttgcgctgAATATTCTGGGCGTTTTGCTGTTCATCGGGACGAAAGTGTATTATATATTGAGGAATCGACATCGGGAGAGGGTGTGGAATAGCATGACTGAGGAGGTGAGTTTCCTTCGACTTCCTTTTTGATTGCGGATGGGTTACTGATGATACTATAGCAACGACAGGATTATTTAAATAATACGACTGATACGGGGAGTAAGCGGTTGGATTTTCGGTTTGCGCACTGATGAGAACATACGTCGACTATATTCTTACTTTTATTCTGTGAGAGTGTAGTGTATGTCTGCAGTTTAGATCAAGGACACGGTATGCATTTCATCGATTCAAACTGCATATCATGGGACTTATCCTCCTTTACGAAGTACACCGAGAAAGACATAAACCTAGTCAGCTGAAGAGGATACTATATAACgacaaaaagaataacaCATCCACATCCCTCGAAACCTCACACCTGCAACCCGGATAGCAGTCTAGTTCGTAGATACTAAATACCAAAGCACAATGTTCCTTAACACACTCTTGGCGAACCAGGCTCCCCTGCCGATCAACGAGGACCTTTGGGAATAGAATAGAGTGGGTTTATTAGAACCGGCGATCCTTGCTAGGGTCATGCGAGCTTAAGTCTCTTGAGACGACGTTCTATTTGTGTTCGATTTTGGGGAAGGGAATGAGGGTTTCTAGAAGGTGGTTGTGTAGTTTGTGTGGAGTTTTGGTTATAGGGTATTTTAGTAGTACTTTTGATTAGACTGCGCTTAGGGACCTATTTTGTTGGTTGGGAGGATATTgtctggttggtggtgtcaGTGGTGTCTTGGTACCGAGCAGAGTATGCTACAGTTAGGAAGGCCGCAGAGGTGGGTAATTGAGCATAATCGAGCAACCCACATATGTACAGTAATACTGGGATGGTTTGGATAATTCATTCGCCCGTATACCCACCTCATGTACACCAACCGATAGAACTAATTAATATAATGAAAAAGACCCGCCCAGACCACAGCCAGGATTATTATAcagtgtacatacatccctACATTGACTCCCCGCAACCCtaacccaaacccaaacccaaagccaaacccaaagccaaagcaAACCCAATCCAACCCAAGCCTTTcatccagaaaagaaaagaaaatgaaaaccaacaccaacctcctccccaaCTAAAACCTCCAGGCAACCTCCTCaccccaaaccaaaacaaaccaaTAAAACTCCCTCCCGAAACCTCTCGATCtcaaaaaagcaaagatagcCGTTCAGCCAAGCCCAGCAATCAAAGTATTGTGATCTACCACCTCACCATCGGCGAAACCCCTCGTATCACCAAGTTGATCCAAGTTGATCCCATGTCTTGGCCAGTGCAACCCAAGTCTTCTCCTCCGCCGTGGACCGTCGGCAAGCCCCTCAACTTGGCTCGTTCCTGTCCAACTCTTATCTCTGCCAAggtcttggccttgaccCCTCACGATATGAGGCGTGCTTTTGTTGGCGGATGGCGTTGGAATTTGAAGCACATCGAGGGCGGCGGAGAGgttgggaagaggggaagtgGGAAATTGGGAAATGAGATATGGGAAAAAAGGGTAGTCGCGATTCGGGGGTGGTGCTAATTTAAGGTATTTAAAGTAGACTGGGGACCCCGGGGAATTGAATTCTTACCTTTTTCCTATACAGGTGCTTGACCTAGGCAATTATTCTggggtttttatttttatttacCAGAGAGAACTATTACATCGTTATGAGGTCGCTTTTGTGGGCTTCGTTGCTTTCGGGCGTGTTGGCTGGGAGGGCGCTTGTTTCGCCGGttcgttttttcttctgttcttttttgattgcttttcttgggtttgggtGTTAAGTGTTGACCGTTGACTGGGCTAATGTTATGTTAGGATGAGTTCCCCGAGGATATTCAGTTGGAAGATCTGCTGGAAGGATCCCAACAGCTTGAGGACTTCGCCTATGCCTACCCCGAGCGCAATCGCGTCTTTGGTGGTAAAGCCCACGACGACACGGTTAACTATCTCTAcgaggagctgaagaagactggctACTATGATGTCTACAAGCAGCCTCAGGTGCACCTGTGGAGCAATGCCGACCAGACGCTCAAGGTGGGCGATGAGGAAATCGAGGCGAAGACCATGACCTACAGTCCCAGCGTCGAGGTCACCGCCGATGTAGCCGTCGTCAAGAACCTGGGATGCAGCGAGGCGGATTACCCATCCGATGTCGAGGGCAAGGTCGCCCTGATCAAGCGTGGAGAATGCCCGTTCGGCGACAAGTCGGTTCTCGctgccaaagccaaggccgCGGCTTCGATTGTCTATAACAATGTGGCCGGATCCATGGCGGGCACCCTTGGCGCGGCGCAGAGTGATAAGGGACCGTATTCGGCCATTGTCGGTATCAGCTTGGAGGATGGCCAGAAGCTGATCAAGCTTGCTGAGGCTGGATCGGTATCTGTGGATCTGTGGGTGGATAGTAAGCAGGAGAACCGTACGACGTATAACGTTGTCGCGCAGACGAAGGGCGGCGATCCGAACAACGTCGTCGCGCTGGGTGGCCACACGGACTCAGTCGAGGCGGGCCCTGGTATCAACGACGATGGCTCGGGCATTATTAGCAACTTGGTCATTGCCAAAGCGCTCACGCAGTACTCCGTCAAGAATGCCGTGCGCTTCCTCTTCTGGACAGCAGAGGAGTTCGGTCTGCTGGGCAGCAACTACTACGTCTCCCATCTGAATGCCACCGAGCTGAACAAGATCCGACTGTACCTGAACTTCGACATGATCGCCTCACCTAACTACGCCCTCATGATCTATGACGGTGATGGATCGGCGTTCAACCAGAGCGGACCGGCCGGTTCCGCCCAGATCGAGAAACTGTTCGAGGACTACTACGACTCCATCGACCTGCCTCATATCCCCACCCAGTTTGACGGACGTTCCGACTACGAGGCCTTTATCCTGAACGGCATTCCGTCCGGTGGACTCTTCACGGGCGCCGAGGGCATCATGTCCGAAGAGAACGCAAGCCGCTGGGGAGGTCAAGCCGGCGTGGCCTACGACGCCAACTACCACGCCGCGGGAGACAACATGACCAACCTCAACCATGAAGCCTTCCTGATCAACTCCAAAGCCACCGCCTTCGCCGTCGCCACCTACGCCAACGACCTCTCCTCGATCCCCAAACGGAATACCACATCCTCCTTGCACCGACGAGCCCGCACCATGCGACCATTCGGCAAGAGAGCTCCGAAGACACACGCTCACGTATCAGGATCCGGATGCTGGCATTCTCAAGTCGAGGCATAGCCCAGTTCACTTACATAGTCACTATTCAGTATAACTGTATAAGAAAGATACATAGtcagagaaataaaaaaaaaaaagagtatattcttcctcaaccATGAACAAATGATGTAAAAAACCCACACAGACAGTAGACTCCAGTAATCCActccccatcaccacctCATAAACCACAGCCACAACTCCTCAAACCAAAACCCATctcaagaaagaatacaACCGGCTAGTCACTTCTCAGCCTTAGGCGGATATTCCTTCCCATCCCGCTCCACCTTGGGCGTACAAGTACAGCGCTCACTCTCGGGCACCGCATCCAAGACAGAGGGGATATGCGCTCCACAGCCCCACCAGGAGGTTTTGTCTATTCAGTTAGTTACAATCATTCAACATTCAATCAATCCAATAAGATAGAATAAGTAAAgtaagaagaggaacatACGGCATGTCGAACAGGTGGCTTTCATGCACATTTTGAAGGAATGTATATGTAGATGTAGGTATAGGTATAGGTATAGATACGTATGTATTGTAGGAGAGGAATGTAACGTAGTGTATGGCAATTGTATAGAGTGTAGTATGTAGTATGTAGTATGTAGTTGTAGTTAGTAGATGGTAGTTTGGTGGCTGAAGAAAGAGTTTAAATAAGAAACGTCCCCGCCTTAGTCATAGATAAATTTAAATTCAATCGCCGATTTTGGTGGGGTTGATGTTTTGGG encodes:
- a CDS encoding uncharacterized protein (permease of the major facilitator superfamily), producing MATDKGVTTKLVDDHNGRYYTEPATDSKGTYQVETRPYEESTNSHASNPFADPEVAERYALIYEKAQYECRHVFDPTLTWTPEEERALVRKLDWRVCLWACVMFFGLQVDRGNLVQAVSDNLLDDLNLSSNDYNTGNTIFYISFLLAELPSQLISKKIGPDRWIPMQISLWSIVATCQAGLMGRSSFYATRALLGILEGGFIPDIVLWLSYFYTSKELPTRLSIFWTALSLTTIVTSFMAFGILHMRGVLGWAGWRWLFLIEGLITLLIGLASFFRMPASAVETKKWFRPKGWFTDREVRIVVNRVLRDDPSKGDMHNRQAITLPRLWNALCDYDLWPIYLIGLIAYTPMVPVKSYITLTLKDLGFNTFVTNLLTIPNNVGHIILLLALTRLSVWLNERSLTSMLQCVWTLPCVIALRFWPGTMENAWGTFSVVTVLLSYPYCHAIVVGWASKNSNNVGTRTVSAALYNMCVQLGNIIGNNVYREDDKPKYRRGNAVLLALNILGVLLFIGTKVYYILRNRHRERVWNSMTEEQRQDYLNNTTDTGSKRLDFRFAH
- a CDS encoding M28 family metallopeptidase (transferrin receptor and related proteins containing the protease-associated (PA) domain), which produces MRSLLWASLLSGVLAGRALVSPDEFPEDIQLEDLLEGSQQLEDFAYAYPERNRVFGGKAHDDTVNYLYEELKKTGYYDVYKQPQVHLWSNADQTLKVGDEEIEAKTMTYSPSVEVTADVAVVKNLGCSEADYPSDVEGKVALIKRGECPFGDKSVLAAKAKAAASIVYNNVAGSMAGTLGAAQSDKGPYSAIVGISLEDGQKLIKLAEAGSVSVDLWVDSKQENRTTYNVVAQTKGGDPNNVVALGGHTDSVEAGPGINDDGSGIISNLVIAKALTQYSVKNAVRFLFWTAEEFGLLGSNYYVSHLNATELNKIRLYLNFDMIASPNYALMIYDGDGSAFNQSGPAGSAQIEKLFEDYYDSIDLPHIPTQFDGRSDYEAFILNGIPSGGLFTGAEGIMSEENASRWGGQAGVAYDANYHAAGDNMTNLNHEAFLINSKATAFAVATYANDLSSIPKRNTTSSLHRRARTMRPFGKRAPKTHAHVSGSGCWHSQVEA